In the Gossypium arboreum isolate Shixiya-1 chromosome 10, ASM2569848v2, whole genome shotgun sequence genome, one interval contains:
- the LOC108489606 gene encoding serine/threonine protein phosphatase 2A 55 kDa regulatory subunit B beta isoform isoform X1 has product MNGGDEVVTAPAGPPQPLDWKFSQVFGERTAGEEVQEVDIISAIEFDKTGDHLATGDRGGRVVLFERTDTKDHDALRRDLERTDHPINRHPEFRYKTEFQSHEPEFDYLKSLEIEEKINKIRWCQTANRALFLLSTNDKTIKFWKVQEKKVKKISEMNLDPPKAVGNGCVASSSNSNSPTLCLANGGSSGNDFSFPPGGLPSLRLPVVVTSQETNLVARCRRVYAHAHDYHINSISNNSDGETFISADDLRINLWNLEISNQSFNIVDVKPANMEDLTEVITSAEFHPTHCYMLAYSSSKGSIRLIDLRQSALCDSHAKLFEEPEAPGSRSFFTEIIASISDIKFAKDGRYMLSRDYMTLKLWDINMDSGPVSTFQVHEYLRPKLCDLYENDSIFDKFECCLSGDGLRVATGSYSNLFRIFGCAPGSTEATTLEASKNPMRRQVQTPSRPSRSLSSITRVVRRGAETSGVDANGNSFDFTTKLLHLAWHPTENSIACAAANSLYMYYA; this is encoded by the exons atgaacggAGGAGATGAGGTGGTCACAGCTCCGGCAGGCCCGCCACAACCATTGGATTGGAAATTCTCTCAGGTATTTGGTGAACGAACGGCTGGAGAAGAAGTTCAAGAAG TTGACATTATTTCAGCAATTGAATTTGATAAAACTGGGGATCACCTTGCCACTGGTGACCGTGGGGGCCGGGTTGTTCTCTTTGAGAGGACAGATACCAAGGAT CATGATGCACTGAGAAGGGATTTGGAGAGAACGGACCACCCAATTAATCGGCACCCTGAGTTCCGCTACAAGACAGAGTTCCAAAGCCATGAGCCTGAG TTTGACTATCTCAAGAGCTTGGAAATAGAGGAAAAAATCAACAAAATCAGATGGTGCCAAACAGCCAATCGTGCCCTATTTCTCCTTTCTACAAATGATAAAACCATCAAGTTTTGGAAG GTACAAGAAAAGAAGGTCAAAAAAATTTCTGAAATGAATTTGGACCCTCCAAAAGCTGTAGGAAATGGCTGTGTGGCTAGTTCAAGTAATTCTAATAGTCCCACACTTTGTCTTGCAAATGGAGGTTCCTCTGGCAATGATTTTTCTTTCCCACCAGGAGGCCTGCCATCATTGCGTTTGCCTGTGGTA GTAACAAGTCAGGAAACCAACCTAGTAGCTAGATGTCGAAGAGTATATGCCCATGCTCATGATTATCACATCAATTCCATTTCAAATAACAG TGACGGCGAAACTTTTATATCAGCTGATGATCTGCGTATAAATCTTTGGAACTTGGAAATCAGCAATCAAAGTTTCAATATTGTTGATGTAAAGCCTGCAAACATGGAGGATCTAACTG AGGTTATAACATCAGCAGAATTCCACCCTACCCACTGTTATATGTTAGCGTATAGTAGTTCAAAAGGCTCAATTCGTCTCATTGATTTGCGGCAGTCAGCTTTGTGTGATTCTCACGCCAAATT ATTTGAAGAACCAGAGGCACCTGGTTCTAGATCATTTTTTACAGAGATAATTGCCTCGATCTCAGATATTAAATTTGCAAAGGACGGAAGATATATGCTTAGCCGCGATTACATGACTCTTAAG CTGTGGGACATCAATATGGATTCTGGTCCAGTTTCAACTTTCCAGGTTCATGAATATTTGAGACCTAAG CTATGTGATTTGTACGAAAATGATTCTATCTTTGACAAATTTGAGTGTTGCCTGAGTGGTGATGGATTGCGTGTGGCAACAGGTTCCTACAG CAATCTATTCCGTATATTTGGTTGTGCCCCTGGAAGCACAGAGGCAACTACTTTAGAAGCCAGCAAAAATCCAATGAG GAGACAGGTTCAGACTCCCTCAAGGCCCTCTAGATCCCTAAGCAGTATAACACGTGTTGTTAGACGAG GAGCTGAAACCTCTGGAGTAGATGCAAATGGAAATTCTTTCGATTTCACAACAAAGTTGCTGCACCTAGCATGGCACCCAACCGAAAACTCAATAGCCTGTGCTGCTGCAAATAGCTTGTACATGTACTATGCATAA
- the LOC108489606 gene encoding serine/threonine protein phosphatase 2A 55 kDa regulatory subunit B beta isoform isoform X2, with translation MNGGDEVVTAPAGPPQPLDWKFSQVFGERTAGEEVQEVDIISAIEFDKTGDHLATGDRGGRVVLFERTDTKDHDALRRDLERTDHPINRHPEFRYKTEFQSHEPEFDYLKSLEIEEKINKIRWCQTANRALFLLSTNDKTIKFWKVQEKKVKKISEMNLDPPKAVGNGCVASSSNSNSPTLCLANGGSSGNDFSFPPGGLPSLRLPVVTSQETNLVARCRRVYAHAHDYHINSISNNSDGETFISADDLRINLWNLEISNQSFNIVDVKPANMEDLTEVITSAEFHPTHCYMLAYSSSKGSIRLIDLRQSALCDSHAKLFEEPEAPGSRSFFTEIIASISDIKFAKDGRYMLSRDYMTLKLWDINMDSGPVSTFQVHEYLRPKLCDLYENDSIFDKFECCLSGDGLRVATGSYSNLFRIFGCAPGSTEATTLEASKNPMRRQVQTPSRPSRSLSSITRVVRRGAETSGVDANGNSFDFTTKLLHLAWHPTENSIACAAANSLYMYYA, from the exons atgaacggAGGAGATGAGGTGGTCACAGCTCCGGCAGGCCCGCCACAACCATTGGATTGGAAATTCTCTCAGGTATTTGGTGAACGAACGGCTGGAGAAGAAGTTCAAGAAG TTGACATTATTTCAGCAATTGAATTTGATAAAACTGGGGATCACCTTGCCACTGGTGACCGTGGGGGCCGGGTTGTTCTCTTTGAGAGGACAGATACCAAGGAT CATGATGCACTGAGAAGGGATTTGGAGAGAACGGACCACCCAATTAATCGGCACCCTGAGTTCCGCTACAAGACAGAGTTCCAAAGCCATGAGCCTGAG TTTGACTATCTCAAGAGCTTGGAAATAGAGGAAAAAATCAACAAAATCAGATGGTGCCAAACAGCCAATCGTGCCCTATTTCTCCTTTCTACAAATGATAAAACCATCAAGTTTTGGAAG GTACAAGAAAAGAAGGTCAAAAAAATTTCTGAAATGAATTTGGACCCTCCAAAAGCTGTAGGAAATGGCTGTGTGGCTAGTTCAAGTAATTCTAATAGTCCCACACTTTGTCTTGCAAATGGAGGTTCCTCTGGCAATGATTTTTCTTTCCCACCAGGAGGCCTGCCATCATTGCGTTTGCCTGTG GTAACAAGTCAGGAAACCAACCTAGTAGCTAGATGTCGAAGAGTATATGCCCATGCTCATGATTATCACATCAATTCCATTTCAAATAACAG TGACGGCGAAACTTTTATATCAGCTGATGATCTGCGTATAAATCTTTGGAACTTGGAAATCAGCAATCAAAGTTTCAATATTGTTGATGTAAAGCCTGCAAACATGGAGGATCTAACTG AGGTTATAACATCAGCAGAATTCCACCCTACCCACTGTTATATGTTAGCGTATAGTAGTTCAAAAGGCTCAATTCGTCTCATTGATTTGCGGCAGTCAGCTTTGTGTGATTCTCACGCCAAATT ATTTGAAGAACCAGAGGCACCTGGTTCTAGATCATTTTTTACAGAGATAATTGCCTCGATCTCAGATATTAAATTTGCAAAGGACGGAAGATATATGCTTAGCCGCGATTACATGACTCTTAAG CTGTGGGACATCAATATGGATTCTGGTCCAGTTTCAACTTTCCAGGTTCATGAATATTTGAGACCTAAG CTATGTGATTTGTACGAAAATGATTCTATCTTTGACAAATTTGAGTGTTGCCTGAGTGGTGATGGATTGCGTGTGGCAACAGGTTCCTACAG CAATCTATTCCGTATATTTGGTTGTGCCCCTGGAAGCACAGAGGCAACTACTTTAGAAGCCAGCAAAAATCCAATGAG GAGACAGGTTCAGACTCCCTCAAGGCCCTCTAGATCCCTAAGCAGTATAACACGTGTTGTTAGACGAG GAGCTGAAACCTCTGGAGTAGATGCAAATGGAAATTCTTTCGATTTCACAACAAAGTTGCTGCACCTAGCATGGCACCCAACCGAAAACTCAATAGCCTGTGCTGCTGCAAATAGCTTGTACATGTACTATGCATAA